In the genome of Juglans microcarpa x Juglans regia isolate MS1-56 chromosome 6S, Jm3101_v1.0, whole genome shotgun sequence, the window TGCATGAAATCTGCCCTCTAATGGAAATTTGATCAATTCAATGGAAAATTAGATATGTCAAAAGGGAAGTAAATCATGTGGCACACCTTCTAGCAAAATCTGCAATCTTTCTATAGATTTTGATAGTGTTTATATGGAGGGTGCATGTTCCTGAATGTATTCAATCACTTGTAATTTCTTATGCAAATCAATGGATATCAGCCCTACTTTGTTAAAGAAAATGCATTCTTGTGCATATGGGTACACAAAATATGGCCACATTTTCTCACTCTAAAAAtcgatttttgttttttgtttcacaTGATGCATAAATCacatagaaaaaatttattcatcatctcaattctgATTATCTTcccatcatctcatgatgtgatattaaattataagtttataagtgaaatgtaataaataattttcaatcacctaatACCATTCAATCACCTAATACCATATCATAAGATGATAGaaggataataaaaattaaaatgatgaataatattattctttttccttAACAGATATATAGTGTAAGAATCATTAGTAAAATAACTCTATTTACATATATGTGTATTTGGTTACAATGGTCAATGAAAGCGACAATAACCTGTCCTATGACGTGGCATTTAAacaattagtaaaaataaaaatagggtggggttgggttgggttgggctTTTGGAATAAAACCAAGAGTTTGGTAAACAAGTGGCAGTAGGTGGGCATTATTGTccatagaaaagaaaaggtgaacAAACACCGGCgcgggcgggggggggggggggggggggggggggagagccGGCTGGCGTGTAAGAGCAAGTCTCGTAATTATGTCGGGAGTTGAAGGGTAGTTTAGGAAATCCGTAGCCGTATTTGTGAGTGAcgatctttaaagagttaaaacCGTGTTCCGACACGAACGAAACGGCGACGTTAAATCAGGCCATGCTGTCTTTACTCTGGCCTTTGGTTTTCccactctttcttcttcttatccCTTGAAAATgggtagaagaaaagaaaaaatgaataccCTGTCCTCCACCCTTTCCAATCTCCTGACCCCTTGCCATTCTCACGCGTTCCTACTTTATTAACGGgttaatactattatttatcTGTAAACAAGAACTTATCCGAGATAAGGATAGCATTTATTCTTATCCATTTCAAGGGAAATGGGGATGATCCTATTCTGATAGAATAATTACTACTCCCTAACAAATGGTTACCTTGTGGTTaagttttctaaaagaaaaaagtagttACATCCATAGCAGACCAAACTCAGTTTGAGATCCTTCAGAATTTATCTCAATTGGAATTGCACGAGTTAAGGTTCAATAGAGATAGACAATTTGACAACTCAGATAGAAAATTTCAAGAGACATTACCTATCCTAGAATTACTAAGATATTGTGCTTGTTTCTCTCAATGAAATGTCTATACTTGTGATATTCTATTTGATAAGTCACAAAAGTAGATAGTGTACGAGATCTATAttacttgagaaaaaaaagttcttgTTTTTTATAACGTTCTAATGAGACTCCAACTATATCAACGactaatcatttttttatttttagtataggtcatgtggctTGGATATTCTATTAAGGGGTTACAATACTACTATCTTTTTTCCCTATGCAATAGGCAGTggaagagaaggagaaaaatTCCACACATCAGGGGGTCAGTTGCCAACATAATACCAACCCACATGattaaatagaagaaaattacACCCAATATCAGATACTATTATTGAAAGAAAAGCTAAGAATCACAGGGcccaatatgaaaaaaattataaatatatatatatatatatatattaatgaaaataaCTTGGCTTCCTATGAGAAAGAGGATAATGTCCAACTGGAGGGAGACAGAGAGGGGGAAACGAACcattttttacatttaattcAAAAGACAGTCTCGCCTGTTTATAGGTATTACATGGAGGTAGAAAACTCTCCTTTGTATTTTTGCCTTCCCAGTTCATCCTGACTAATTCAAATAGTTTAGGCCAAGACTTTTGACTCGTTATGagattctctaaattttaatgTATTGGATGAACAAAGTATCTCTTGTAAATATTGGAAACCCATTAAATCATCCGCTATACATTACAAACTATACAGCCTCAGTGAGCATTAATAGATCTGAATGATACTGATACTGTTTCTAGCTTTTAAGAAAGTGGTACTTGGATTCGACATAGCTTTCTGCATCCCATAGGAATGATCCAAATGCAACTGCTTCCAAGACTAACATTGTCAATCCACTGAAAGTAATTCCAAGTACATCATCATTATATGTGTCGATTGAACCATCCTCAGCTATCCTGATGTCAGGCCTCCCAAACAGGGCTTGTGTCTGCTTTTCAATCAAAGAAATAGCTTCTTTCGATCTTATAGTAGCATATCTCTGAAGAGTCTCTGCGTCCAAGTACATAACATAGGATCTCAGTTGATACGATTTGCCCTCACCATCATCCATGAAACCTACCTTGTCACTCTCACCACCATCATTGGGTAAAACACGGATCAAGGAATCAGGATCCCAGAGCTGTTTTAATGGAGCAGGATCTTCGAAACTTACCCGGTCTTTACTAGAACCATCAGGAATGGTTTTCATCGTTCTTTCAAGCTGAAATCGCTCATCAACTCTTTTTAGAAAATACCCATACATTATTGAAGCAGCATACAGCTTTCCAAGTTTTATTTTGCTGATCTGAACAGTCGTATCAAGGGGGCCGACAACTCGTTCCCCAAGAACGAGAGATAAGTGGCTCTGTATCATCTCGTATGCTTCAGGAGAATGAACAGATTCTAGTTTCTGCTCTTGGTTTGGCCAAAAATCCACTCGGCCAGTAGGATCCAAAGTTTCTGATATCTTGGGGATCAGCAAAATGTCATTGTCCATAAATTTTTGTACAATTAAGCAGTATATTATCTCTTCTAGCGCCTTACgcctttctttctctctcacttcaGCAATTCTCCTAACATCCACAATTTTCGTTCAAATTAGTTACTTCATATTACCAGCAATTGAAGAATTAGTAGGAAGCCGTTGCAAATtataaacaaaggaaaaatacaTACATGGATGCAAGCCAACAGATATGTAAAAGATGTGGATTGCTTTGATCTATTTTTATCAGCACTTTTTATGGTCAATGCATGCACCAAAATTCAGTATATTAAGCAAAAAGTGGTGCTGCTAGTGGAAGTGTCAATTATTTGGCAGTTCATGGGGAAGCCGTGAATAGTGTGGTTGTCTAATGCGAGTTATAAGGTGGTGGTGATGGGAACATAATTGCATTGATGATGGAGATACAGTAATGGTATTACTGTTAAGCAATTCATGGAGAGGCAAAAATGGGAATGATGCCCGTGTAGGTTGCAGTCTTAGCAAGGAATGCTGTCAATTTGAAGGGTAGCGATACAGTCGTTCAGAGACCGTAGGAATGGCATTTGTACTTATAATGGATAACACAGAGAACGTTTCTTCAATCTGGAGGTGCGGCAGTCAAGCAGCCATCACGTCAACTATCAGACTTGAATCTATACATACATTATGAGTGATGATTGAAAGCTGGGGAAGCGTGGTATTAATAATCCATATTGACGAAATCCCTCAAAAGAAGGGACACCATTAAATTCAACTACAACCATGACCCAAAGACAATACTGCATCTCAAACAACAATGACCTCAAGTTCTATTTATCCTCGGgatcatttcatatattaatttattgtttttcctGTATTGATTATTTCTGGTCATCTCTTTGAGACTCCAGAAATTAGCATCACAATCAATATGTATGTATAGACACACTTATATTAGTTTGCTATACTTCCAGAAAGGAACCTGAAATCTATTAACCCTAATGCAATTCTACCGGTAACCTAAGAGAGCATTGGAATCTCCCGAAATATTAGCATATACCCATAAGAGTATACTTCATTCCCAAAATGACATCAGGTTCTTTCTAGTTGCCCGTAGATATTCAATCATATATGCTTTACTGTTTTTACCTGCATCTGTCACTTCCTAATGAAATTAAAACTAAGCATCTCAATAAATATGATATGCGTTTTTATACTGTTATAATCCAAAGTGTTCCCCAAGGCTTAAGTGCAAGCTTAAAAATTTGTGTAAGCTCTTGGACAACCTCCCATTGCAAGCAAGTTTTCAAGGATGAGTTCTACCTAAAGGTTTGTATCATTTGGTACCAGAGACAGCCACCACATCAAGTACGGGACCAAATGTAGCCCATTCAGTATGGAATTGATTCATTGAATGAGTTGCAAATTTGTGGTTGAGTCtcagagcattggcattggctttatcaaaatcatcttcaaaatttgatgaaaagtacatgttttccataaattcaaaaccttcaTATCCATaactctacattggattagccattggattcatcaaaataataatataatattattttgttaataataatttttttaattttttttttcatattttgtaattacactaaccatatgtacattaataatttaatttgatacttaaattattgtttcccaactaaTTTTTTACCTCAACCTAATTACCCAACAAACACATTTCACAAACTAATTTTCAATGGATTTTAGCAAAAACACCTCACAAAGCTGTCTGTAGCTTTTattaggaataaaaaaaatgctggCAGTATCTGTAGCTTTTAtcaggaataaaaaaaaataccaaggaCGTCTTCCACACTTGCATGTGTATGTCTCCATAAGTATGAGCAAGAGGCTAAGTCACAATGCAGCTATTTGGGATTAAActggaataaaaaatatatttggttgATGAACAGtaacccttcaaatttgaaggaacccatccatttactgtagctcaaaacttctcactcatccttttagctaatccaatgcagctatgttttgatgaaattcatcatattttgcatttggctaggcttttgatgaagccaatgctcTCAGAGGGGACATCCCAGAGACTAGATTAAAAATGTTTTGGTACCATGTATAAGTATAATGCTAACTCATTGAATGTTGATAAGTGAATGGAGCTGTCAAAAGAGAATGGGCTAGCATCAGGTGAGTATTGATAAAGTGAGTCTTTGTGGACGTTGGCTGTGGAGCAGATAGTATTGTTACGATCCAAGTGTCCCATGTGACTTAAATGCAAGCTTAACCATATGTATATAATAAGCTCCGGGGTACCTTCCCCTCGCAAGTCGGTTTTTAAGGGGAAGCTCTATCACATACCTCCATCAAGTACACTGCAACACATCATATTAATGCTAATGTTATTCTATCAATACCGGGCCCAATACTTTCGAATTTTAATTAGAGAAATGGAGGTCCTCAATAAAAATTGTGGAGAAGAGTAGAAGGGTTTGGATGTCTCTAGTTATGGGATGTAGCGGTATAAGGTGGCTGGTGGATACAGTGGAAGCCATGTTTCAAGAAAATCGGAATTCATCAAACACATGCGTGAAGGAAATAGAGCCTTCGTGGCTCAAAGATGCTCCAATGTACATGGCAGATTCTTATCTATAACTGAATATGGAGGAGGAGGTCAGCGGGGGGTTCTAGTCATTCAGGAAGGATATGAAGGTACAGGTTGGGAGAAATTTGTTGTCAAGTTGCGCAAATTCGCTGATCTTTTTCCTCGCAATCATGGAGATGGGGCATCAGGGAAAAGCCAACAGAATTTATCTGATCATGAGAACAACAATATGGGTTTGAAACAAAAAGACCCGAGCGCAACCATGGTGTTGAGGCGATCATATGAAGAAGCTCTAAATACGGGTCTTGCTTCGGTGAATCAATTTGCTAATAGGGGCAAGAAGGGAAGCAGTTAAAGGGGTTTGCAGCCTCTGCAGATTGTACATGGAAATATTCCAAGTCAGAAGGGGTTCGACTTGGATGGTTTGGGTCTTCCCAATGGCATGCACTGTATATTAAAAGAGATGCAAAACCAGCTTGCTGAGTTGAAGCCAGCAGTTGCTACGTTATCAGAAAAAATTGAAGGGCTAGGTGTGCTAAGAGGTGGTAATGGGTGCTGTAAGGCCCAATAAGGGCGAGCTTTGTGTGTTAAGTGATGGGCCGAatgctaaaaaataataaattagataaaggaaaaaagaaagttaGGTTTGGCCCGGTTTCAATATCTAGACCCAGGCGAGTGTGGAGGGCCAAAAGGAGAAGCGGGTCATCTATATTCGAAGTGGGTTCTACGTTAGGCATTGACGTGGAGACAACTGAAACGGACTGCCCCTCACCAAAGGTGACCCAAAAATTGCCGATGAGTTGCACAACCAATGCTCTTTTCGTTGAATCAACAGCACCCACGACAGAACCTGAGGTATTCCCAAGTTTTGGGGAGTTTCCACTAACCCCAAACTCCAAATGGCGACCAGGGTTCCACCACCCATGTCGGAGGGAACCAGTGTACCTATTCAAGCATCTTGCGGGTCAACACATAACTTTGGCCAAGGTGGTGACAACATCAATAGCGCTGTGGAGGAGACGCGAGTTTTAGGAACTGGTATGGAGGAAGGGACGGGGTTGTCATTGGTGCCTTGCAAGGTGGAATTTTTAGGGCCTAGTCCACAGTTCGGAGCGGAGTCTGCAGAAGATGTTTTCCCCTTGATATCTCTCCCACCAATTAGCAATATAGATAATTCATCATTGAATTGGGTTTTGGACAAGGTAAATGAGATACAACAGTGTGTGGGAATTACCTGTTGAGGACCAATTCAtagcactactcactgcaataGAGACGGGACATGTACTTGGCACAAAATCAAGATCTAAGAAGAGCAGAGAGCTAAAGCGTCTTACTTGGGCAATCGACTATGACAATAAGGGAGGTAGTTCAAGTCGAAGGAGGACCAGAGGGAAGACATAACCAATTGTATATTGTTAGTAGGACCAGTGTGTTGGGGAATTTACAGTGGCTTGGTATATGGGCAAAATATGGTTTGGTGGGGTAGGCATTGGTGCACTGGTGGTGGTTTGGGGTAGGTGCATTTTTTGGGCTTGGGCTAGGGCTTTGTTAGGTTCATTTTCCTAGATGGGTTTGTTGTTGGGCTAGGGCTTTGTAGGGTTTATTGTTCCTTGTATCTTTTTTGCACCCCAACTAGGTGTTTTATCTTGTATACGTTCAGCATACTTGGCTACACCTATtggtattaataaatttttacttataaaaaaaataataataccgGGCCCATTTCCTAGCACagtttttgaagtttttcattgcattgaaaatttgaaatccaaGCCCCAatttaacattaaaatattaagtgCTTCTTCTGAAGTCAAAAGgcttatttaaatttatttaaagccCAGACCTATAATGAAGACTTCTCATTAATTTGATCAGGtaacaatataatattaattattagggAGCAGAAACCACATAACTTACTTGTTGAGGAGATCTTCAGATGAAATTTCTTCTATCTGAGCATCTTTATGAGTTTGAAGGTTCTCAAGTTGCTGATCAATTGCTGCAGGCAGCAGATGAGGATGGGTTTGCAAAATTTGAACCAAAAGCTGGCCGACCGGGGATTCAAATTCAAGAGGAGCGACTGGCACTAACTCAT includes:
- the LOC121237140 gene encoding UV-B-induced protein At3g17800, chloroplastic produces the protein MQISGAISDVLVALPSVVSLRSPELRHLNTLYDSKNFLSAGLPKSCSSFCIPKLGTGLHKFRARGFAVKALGESSDELVPVAPLEFESPVGQLLVQILQTHPHLLPAAIDQQLENLQTHKDAQIEEISSEDLLNKRIAEVREKERRKALEEIIYCLIVQKFMDNDILLIPKISETLDPTGRVDFWPNQEQKLESVHSPEAYEMIQSHLSLVLGERVVGPLDTTVQISKIKLGKLYAASIMYGYFLKRVDERFQLERTMKTIPDGSSKDRVSFEDPAPLKQLWDPDSLIRVLPNDGGESDKVGFMDDGEGKSYQLRSYVMYLDAETLQRYATIRSKEAISLIEKQTQALFGRPDIRIAEDGSIDTYNDDVLGITFSGLTMLVLEAVAFGSFLWDAESYVESKYHFLKS